The Cucumis melo cultivar AY chromosome 9, USDA_Cmelo_AY_1.0, whole genome shotgun sequence genome includes the window ATCAATGCTGCAATCCCACTTAAATGAGGACAAGACATTGATGTTCCTGAAATAACATTAAATGTCGATTTGGTGTTCGTGTCGTTGTCTAATGGGAATGGCCAAGCTGCGAGAATGTTGACGCCAGGGCCTGTTATGTCAGGTTTCAAGATCCCAGGGCTAGGGAGACAGGGGCCTCGAGAAGAGAAAGAAGCCATGGATGGAGCTGAAAAATCATCCCCGTCTCCAATTACGGTTCCTTTAAATGAGATTGATGCAGTTGGGTTCTGTGATGAGTTTATGTAGGATTTGATCAAGACTCCTGCTTTATAGCTAACATGTGTTGCTGGAAGAACATGAGCTTCAGACAGAGTACTAAATCCATCTTCTTCTTGATTTATGAGAATCATGGCTGCCCCACCAGCATTTTTCACTACTAATCCTTTTGCAACTCTCCCAACTCCTCCTTTTCCTTCACACACAACCACTTTACCTTTTACGTCCATATTTTCAAGTGAACCTTCACCACAAAATGCATAGGTTTTGTTCTCTCTGTTTCCAGCATAAACAAGTGGTAAAAATTTGGATGGAAAGTCATTTGGTTGGTAAAGAGATTCACCTTCATATTGTTCCCCATTTCCAAGCTTGGCAACCGCCACGATTCTTCGATTAATCGTACTTGCTCCAACTGTTAAAATCCATGGAGCGTCATTAGATAACGTACTATTTAAAGGCCCTGAATTTCCTGCAGAAGAACTCACAAAAATCCCCTTTTGAATTGCTCCGAATGTGGCTACGGCTATGTTGTCCTTAAAAAAGGGAACCGAGCGAGACCCAAGTGAGATCGATAGCACATCGACACCATCGTCAATAGCGGCATCTATCCCCGCAAATACGTCACTACTCGGGCAACGTTTACCGGAACAAACTTTATAAATTGCAAGGTGAGCTAAAGGCGCTATACCAGCCGCCTTGCCTTTAGCATTTCCTAAAGCTTCAGCGTCTTCCACAAAGGCACCAGCAGCTGTGCTTGCAGTGTGTGTGCCATGTCCTTTTTCATCATTTGGTGATTCCTCCATCAAGAAATTGTTTCCAAGGTTGAAAGTTCTTGCACCAATCAATTTGTTATTGCATAAAGAGCTATTAAATTCGCATTTCCCTTTCCATTTCGCCGGTGGTGGCGACATTCCTTCATCGTTAAACGAAGGATGATTTGGATGAATTCCAGTATCCAATACTCCTACGATCACTCCTTTACCAAAGTTTGAATTTTTCCATATCCCAAATTGTTGGTTCAACCCCAAATATTCAGGGGTATGAGTTGTGTGCAGACTCATTATAGTTTCAGGCATTGCTGATATGAAACCATCCTTCTTCTCCATAGCCTTCACTTGTTCTATTGTAAGTCTTGCAGAGAAGCCACTCATTACATTTCGATACGAATAAAGCAACTGCGGCTGCTCGACAGTGGTCTCTGTCGACTTCGGTATGAATGACATGTACCAACTTTCAATATGATCGTTTGAGGATTCACCCACAAGTCTGATTTTTGGCTGCTCCACATGGACAATGTAGGTTTGAAGTTTGCTTTGGAGGGGAGTAGTTGGAAGCTCAACTTTTGCCGCAACATGGCTCTCAATGTTGAGCAAGAAAAAAATAGAGAGGAAAGGAAGAACAaccatttttctttcctttccttttggATTAGTGTTTTGTGTTTGATCTAATTaacatatttttaatttatagagaaagaaatcaattttttaaaatgttggataatattttatttaataaataatacaGGGCCTGATTCATactaacaattttttaaaaaagaaacgaatagaaaaatagaaatgagCATGTGGTGGatctctttaaaaaaaaaaatttgtgcAGAAAGTATATATTATTTCTTCGTTTAAGGACGAATGTTTATTTAATAAGGATGtcccaaattttaaaatattgatctGGTCGAAAATGTTGATGTAtatcaataattttaaaaaattcttaaTAAAGATATAGTCTATTATGGATAGATTTCAATAGGTAAACctaaattttactatatctgtattttcttttatattttttttagtgtttttttaTCTGTTTGTTATCTTTgtaaatattcaatatttttatttgaattaaattaggtcgagaaaaaaaatgacgaaaatatgaataagaggttatgtattatgtaGAGTTGTAATTAAATGAGCTTATGTGAGAACTAGCTTATTTTAATATGAATATGTTAAAGTGAGGTTTTTTTCATGAGTAGGAAAATGGGATTACAACATTAATGTTTTGTTCCTCCATTTCTCCATCATTCCCTCCAACTTCTTTCGTCACATTTTGGAATCCAAAGTCAGAAATATTTTAATACAGTACGATACAaaagaatttataaaattatatttatcacAATTTACATTCTATTCATAGctaaaaaatgtcaaaatgttCTATAATAAATTTCTATTGATATAAACTTTTATCGGTGATAAACTTTTATCAGTGGTATATATCTAATTTACTCATAACAaattgtttttgaaaaatttttctactgacaaacttaaattttgggtaattatatatatatatatatatatatatatatatatatatatatatatatatatataattatctagAAAAATCTGtcatatataattatatttgttacaTAAATAATAATGTAAGACGTGGGTTTTTCCTAATTTACTCCTAGCAAATTATTTTTGGaaactttttcttttgacaaacttaaattaattgtaaatataattagCTAAAACAATTtactatatataattatatttgttccataaataataatataacatgTGGGTTTATTATAATAAcaacatcaacaacaacaataataaatgTTGGGAAGCCATGTATCAGGTATACAACTCCATTTAATCCAAGTCAGCACACGTGAGTCAAACTAGTCAAAATGGGTGATGTGGATTGATGTAAGTCGTGTACCCGGTACATGacttctttctatttttttacaataatttGGGGATACACCTcatttctaaaatttcttttcttactaCCTTAGTTTtgtcattatttaaaaaaacattattaCGAAAATATTCCTATTATTACTTAAAAAGAAACCATATATCAATCGTAGAGACCTATCATAAATAGAAATCCATCCTTAATACTCTACTAAGggtataaaataatttattttgtctTTTGTATATTAATGTAACCGTAAAGAAATTGATCACAAGGAAGAAAATGATCAAAAAAATGGAACTGGAAAGTGTAACGATAAATCGATAAAGGTAGAGTGTTTTTAATCATCTATCCATGTGATTATCACTATTTAGTATTATAGTATTATATTAGTGGTAACCACAAAATAGAGTTTTAATGTAGACTTATACTTCTCATTAATTCAAGAGAGAAATCATAATCAAGAAGAATCGAAAACTGAAACGAGGATCAAGAATTTCAACAACAGTGACATATGCTCAATCTCATGTTAGGCTATCATGGAGAAAGGCCAAAATCAATGTTAAAATAACCctttgccaaaaaaaaaaaaaaaaaacatgaaaagttattttaaaGAATTTTTGAATACCGTTTTAGTTTGGGTTCATGATGTTTAATTTGTAGTACAAATTATATTAGTTGGAGTTAgggtttctaattttttttaagataaaagTTTTGAAGTATGAAATTTAGCCAAGCCAATACTACTTTTTATTGGACTTATTATTTTATCTCTAAATTCAATAAAATCTTTATTCGTTCTCGATATTAATCTTTTTTAAACCAATGTATAATATAATATGTGATTAAATAttatcttttaaagaaaaagaaattgaagaattCCGTTATAATTCTAGAAAATTGTTTAAAACATTATGTTATAATTCTAGAAATTTTGGgtaaacttcaatttttttagaagGAAAATTGTACTGGTATCCACTATGAGAATAGGTTTTAGTAATTATAACAgatactttttaaattttgcaaatatgacaaattttaatttctaaaatattttggagatattttcaactttaacatttttattattctcaaattGCCCCCATACATTCTTCTCTCTTATCGATCATCTTCCTTTGATGCTTCATCTTccactttctcttcttttttgtaaatctctatatcatatttgtattcataataaaaaattaatctaataagaaaaaatgtttgtttttctcAAACACTATTTTTCGTCGGTTTTATGTAGGTTCtctcaaaaaaatttaaaaaaaaaacaataaaaaactGTCGTTCATTTAATCTCCGTTTTCGGCATCTTtatctccttcttcttctttttttcaccattttttatcCAGATTTTCAATCATCGTTTTCTGTTAAATTTAAGTTCTTTTTTCAAACTTCTTTCAAATGGTTGCTTTCAAACACGACAacattctcactttttaaaatacatttcattttaaatattttattattctcaaactaTCATTCACtaacttattttcttcttccGTTTTTAATGTCCTAATCATCTCGTATTTCTTCTCTCACTTTTTAAGGCCccaatcattattttttcttcCACTTTGTACTAGTTTTGTATATTAATGTTGTGAtgtatttatattatatgtattagttggttgatatacttactacatgatttccatttattttcaaattttatgcaattcaatgttgtattattattaagtatatgaatgatGTAACTTAGTGTAGCAAACCTATAATATGTATCAAAATGTACTAGTGAAGTATATTAAGTGTATCATTAGAATCTCAAGTGTATCACGTgtattttaatcaatcgagtgtatcaaatgatataaaaaatataCCAACAGTACATCAAGGGTATCAAACATATGAACTgcattaagtgtattaaatctgtCGAGTGTATCATTGAAAGTATAAAATGTTTTATCAATAGcatattaagtgtatcaaacttatTAACTGTATTAAACCTAATCAAGTGTATCGATAATGTaatgtatcatgcttagtgcatcaagtgtccttaattaattaagtgtattttcaaagtttaacaaatatatcaacaacatatcaagtgaatcaaaccaatgatgtgtatcaagtgttatttaattcttcgagtgtatcaagtgttatttaattcttcgagtgtatcaacaaaacataacaagtgtatcaaccaTACATCGAGTGTAGCAACAACACATCAAGTATATCAACAATACATCAAATGATGCGTGAAAATGTTGATAATTCTAGTGGGTAGATTTGTAATTAAATGTGGGATGAGTTTGAATTTTACGATTCTTACAAATTTAAGAGTGGTGTGGTATGAATCTAATTTATCGAACTAATTTTGCTAAATTTAAGAGTCCTTTTCTAGAAAgtacaataaaataataaataaattgacATGAGGAAAGAGaagataataaatatttttgtcgGATCATTTAAGTTCACTTCGTTGTTGAACCACAAATTTCTTTCCCTCTATTTCATTCATATATCATCCTCCTCAATATGTttctgttttctttctttttcatcatTTAATTCCCATTATTGTATAAAAGGTGACACACCAATTTTCTTCCCTTCCATTTTAGTTTCTTGCTTTTACCTTTGGACAAAATTTTGAATGCATTTTAAGttgcatttaaaaaaaaaaaaaaaacatacattGAGTTGTCTTAACTATATTGTTTGTTTATGTGTTcgactttttctttcttttcagattttcattattattttttctaattttcccCTGCCGTGTGGCTAAAGTAAGTTTCAAAAAGTAGATACAATTGTGGTggaaattttccatcattttttagaTATCCatggaaaagaaaatttcattttcacgAAATTCAACAAAGAAAttattcaatttttattttttttgaaaattaaattgtaaatactGATTTTATTTTCGAAGGTAAATGCACTTACGGTTCTTGAGATTTAAAATTCATATATATCTGATCCCTAAAGTTTGAAAACAGACACTTTAGTCTCTAACGTTTgctaaataattttaaatggtTACTAGCTTAACTTTAACTCAATAGAATACTTACTAGACCGTTAATTGCTGGCGTGAACATTAGTTATAGATATAATTGATAATtgatattataatattttttttgttttttctaatataaaattatctttggtttttctttttaataactggtatttataataatatttttttcaactATACAAGCatctttagttttttgtttttcaataatattcttttttttttttcaaatataaagtTAATTAATTCAAAGACCATTTGGAAGTATTTAGCAAATGTGGAATCAAAGTGTTTGTTTGGTTCATTTTATCCTACTATCTAATATTCATATACGTGGAATCTCTTTATCCTCCAACCATTTTAGACATGTGTTACAAATTTCCACTAAAGTTATATTGAGATTACATTTCTACTGGAGGAGGATTATACACAAACCATCTCAGTCCTACAATGCTGACCTACATATTATCTTTAGCtcctaaatttaataaaaaatatggTTTTCATCGTTCACTTGTAACCATTTTGGAAGTGATAATGTCAATAAACAAATGATTTTGGCCGaccaagaaaagagaaaagtgaTTTTAACTGCTCCCAATCACATACTACGTACAagaaatttaaaacaaaaaaataaataaataaaaataaaaacttttttcCCTACGTATATATAATCAAATGTTGAGGCTTACATTTCTTCATCCTCATTCATCAAAGTGGTAAGAGATGGACTTGTTGTGGATCTTCATTGTTCTACTTTCCATAACATGGCTAATTTCAATGATATCAAAAACAAGAACAATCGCCAAGCTCCCTCCCGGCCCAAAGCCATTGCCTCTCATTGGAAACCTTCTAGCTCTTGGCGATCAACCCCACAAATCTCTAGCCAATCTCGCCAAATCCTACGGCCCCATCATGACCTTAAAACTCGGCCAAGTCACCACCGTCGTCATCTCCTCCTCCGCCATGGCCAAACAAGTCCTCCAAACCCACGACCAATTTCTCTCCTCCAGAACCGTCCCCGACTCCATGACCACTCACAACCACGATCTTTTCGGCCTCCCGTGGATGCCCGTTTCACCTCTCTGGCGAAACCTCAGACGAGTTTGCAACACCCAGTTGCTCGCCCCCCGGATTCTCGACGCCAACGAGAACCTCCGACGAGGCCAAGTGGAAGAGCTGGTGACAGAGATATCTAGATGTGCTTTGAAAGGTGATGAGGCAGTGGACTTTGGAAAAGTGGCGTTTGTGACTACGGTGAATTTGCTTTGGAATACCATTTTTTCGGAGGATTTTGTGGACCCAAATTCGAAAATTGGGAGAGAGTTTAAAGTGGCTGTAAGAGGGATTATGGAAGAAGCTGTGAAACCGAATTTTGGAGATTATTTTCCATTGTTGAAGAGATTTGATGTGCAGGGAATTAAGAAGAGACAGAGTGTTTATTTTGATAGGATTTTTGATGTGTTGGAGCAGATAATTGATGAACGGATTGATGAACAGAAAAAAAGTTTCGGTTCTAATAAGATTAAACACGATTTCTTGCATTATCTTCTCAACCTTGGTGATGAAAATAGCGATATCAAGTTGGGGAGGGATGAGTTCAAACACTTATTAGCGGTATCTACTTCaactccttcttcttcttctttattttattttattatcatttttaatttgttgttaagaatcaaaattttaattatttggtttaaaGTTTGGATTTGTTAATTTACAACTTACTTGGAGTTCTGTTTAAGAATGGGGTgcttgtaaaaataaaaaaaaatgtttatgataataagtttcatgtcactatattttctaaattgtaaaagtagcaaatttaaagaTAGTTGTTCGATGGTCATCTAATATCTTAATTATTCGTCATATTTGCATATTTTCAACATACAAAAAAGAAATGCTATGgcagtttttttttaaatttttttgccATGCAATTTCTCCTTTTAAGAATCAAATTTGGGTATGCATAACAAACtaaaatatactaaaatttCACCAGCTATAAATGGTAACATcgattaaaatctaaaattatgTTATATTTAGTTCATAAATTGttatgaactaaaatatttttaaatagaaaatgcAGAAAGGATTTATTGTGTTATAAACTATAACTTATAATGTGGTGGATTGAGAAGGACGTCACAATTTTTGGGTTTAGAGAATAGTTCTCCCCCAATTTAGTGTCTCTTTAGCCACAATTTGTTAGgtgttaatttttttctttactatTTTGGCTTAAAAAAAGTCGTGCATACTAAGTTTAATTGCATGATTTCACATGAATTTTATTGTTTGTTATTACACAAAAGAGAATGATTTGAAAATCTTTCATTTTAGATCCTATTTTTACTTAAAAACTCTTATAACCAAAATGGttggatttttcaaaatttcatagGTTTTCAAAGTAAGTTACATAATTAATTaacctatttattttctatttacaaATGATAAAAATTCCATATTGGTAAATTCTTtacctttctctttcttttcgattaaacatgaaattttaaatacATCCGTTTCAAATCTTTGTGCAtccaaacaaaataaacaaGTTAAAATCATTTCTGAAATTTCACatcatttttcaacttttttaatCCAAACAAAGGTTATTAAAAATGGGtatttttcaaaatagaaaaaaaaaacaaattatttactttgcatgaaaaaaaaaacactgaaaataaaattgattgTACTTAGATGTTTTTACGGCTAAATATTTTGTgaacttttatattttttgacaatttctctTTTAGAAGTTTGTTTTACGGAATGACAATTTTTTATCAGACAACTAGTCCATGGTTGATGTTGAATCGTATCTATTATCTTAGCTTTCAGCCTTCAACAACATATATAGCTTTCATGACAAATAATATTTCTTCTATCCTTTtcccaaaattaattttttcttttgttgggtAGTTGAAGTGAGTTGTCCCACTCAATTATTGGccttttgattttcttttccttttctgtGGTTGAActccaagaaaaagaaaaacaatggtttgttttcttttcctttctataATTTGCCTAAGCAATAATGTTAAATGTATTTCATCCAGATTAATTTGTTTCCTAAGTTTCtagtagatttttttttttttattaaagattTGATTGTTGTTCTATAGGTACTATTCATTGCTGGAACCGACACAAGTTCTGCAACATTCCAATGGGCAATGGCGGAGCTATTAAAAAACCCACAAAAGCTATCAAAAGCTCAACAAGAAATCCGAAGTGTAATAGGAAAAGGAAACCCAATTAAAGAATCAGACATTTCAAGGCTACCTTATTTACAAGCAGTGATTAAAGAAACTTTGAGATTGCATTCCCCTCCTTTTCTTCTACCTCGTAAAGCATTAGAAGACGTCGAAATTTCAGGTTTCACAATCCCAAAAGACGCTCAAGTGCTGGTAAATTTATGGGCGATGGGTCGAGATTCGAACGCATGGAAAAATCCGGAAGTATTCGAGCCAGAGAGGTTCTTGGAGATGGAAATTGATATTAAAGGCAGAAATTTTGAGTTGGTTCCATTCGGTGCTGGAAGAAGGATTTGCCCTGGGTTGTCATTGGCTATGAGAATGTTGCCTTTGATGTTGGGTTCGGTTCTTCATTTCTTTGATTGGAAGCTTGAAGATGGTTGTGGACCTGATGATTTGAATATGGATGAAAAGTATGGAATCACTCTTGAAATGGCTTCTCCTTTGAGAGCTTTCCCACTTCTTGTctagttttatatatattattttcaatataaacTAGTTTTATGTTTTCCTTTATGGATGTTGATTCTCAAAAATAAATGTGCATGAAGCCCCAATTGATGGTCAATTTAAATGCTTCACTCAAAAGACTATATGATTAACTTATCTATGGGCCCCATATTTTATGGTCTGTTTACATAATGCACAAAAATAATTAGGAAAACTGTAGCAAATAGTagaacaaagaaaataattcaaaaatataatgcaacatttagattttttttaaatataacaaatattgaCAGGTATTAGAATTTTAAGTTTACCATTTACGCACGCATTTCAATCTTGATATCATCAATTTGTgataacatattttttaaattaaaagctaaactaataataatattggTGTTGATATTCATTGATAAagatttttaatgaaaataacTAATAATACAATCTCTCGAATTAAAAGCAATTGTTAATAACAACGATAGATTTAAGAAATGTGCAATGACTTAAATGGTATTTATGGCAATTGACCTAAATAACTTGTTACTAAGGTTGGTTTGCTTATTTCATTAAAGACAAAATTGAAGCTTAATTTCCAATATGGTTAATAtctattaataaatatatgtagttagcttttatatttgaaatatttattaataagaTATTCAGTTGGCTAATAAAGATATTGTGTTGGTTGGGGTCGTTTCAATATATTTTCAAGTTggttattatttattaataaattggTGGAGTTGGCTGTTTTTTTCGTGACGGACTTTTTTTTACCTTGAAAATATTAACTTGTGGTTGTAAGGTATTGTTGTGGTTGAAGTGTGGAAAATATGCAACAAAGTTATGTGCCAGAGAGAAAAAGAGTTTTCTCGAAAATATTCATATTTGTGGAAGTTTAGGGACTTGTTTGACCTATGAGTTACGATACCGCACACCAAAGATAGGAGATTAAAGCAAATCAAGAATACTTGATGATCAAATTGCAAGTGGCTATATATTGTGGATGTTTAGAAACTTCTTTGATCTATGAGTTACGATACTAAAGATAGGAAATTAAAGCAAATCAAGAATACTGGCAACTTGCAAATGGctattgtttgtttttgtaCGATTGAAGTTCTAATATTTGAGTCAGTTCATAGACAGTAAGTTGATCTATGTGTAAGAGTATTGTACTTTAATTAAGTCATACATGAGCAATATAATCTCTTATCATGAGTCTGAAGCCTCCAAATAGGTCTAAGGCTCCAAATCATGGGTCTAAAACTCCGTAGATGTATTGTCATCAAAATGAATTACCGGAGTTTGATGTGTTTTATgcttttatatattttcatgTGTTCATTAATGTCTTCTCTATGcttttaaataatttcaaaGTAAGTTGTTCATTAATGTGTTCGGATGCTTTTATATATTTCCAAAGTTGTTCATTAACCATAAACAAAAATACATGCCAACGAGTCAGAATATAGTCATAATCAAGGGTCACTTGATGATCATCTTCATCCAAACCATCAACCTCTAGTAGATTTGTTCGATGACTACCTTCTGTCGACCAAATAACAAGCTTCTCCATTTGAGTTTCCTTCATGTTTATTGCTGTCCATACCAAATCGATTGGAAGATTCCTACTTCGCCTGCTTCCTCCTGAACCGTTGCTCTATCTGAGATATTTATTGGTAGGTCTCTCTAAAAAAACCGCATCCATGCTAAATATCCAACAAAAGTATAgtccaaaagaaaaatataaccAAGCAAAAGAAACTAAAACAACAAACAGAGTCCGACTAAACAGTAACTGgaaactacaaaaaaaaaacacatacaAAGAAAATTGTATCCCACAGCAAAAAGATTACACAACAAAGATTCAAACAGAATGCAGCACAAAACAAAACTTAAGAAAGACCGATAAAAATTGCTACTTTTTAACCCAGAGAAAGAGGATGACaatgttttggtttttttt containing:
- the LOC103483066 gene encoding subtilisin-like protease 4; translated protein: MVVLPFLSIFFLLNIESHVAAKVELPTTPLQSKLQTYIVHVEQPKIRLVGESSNDHIESWYMSFIPKSTETTVEQPQLLYSYRNVMSGFSARLTIEQVKAMEKKDGFISAMPETIMSLHTTHTPEYLGLNQQFGIWKNSNFGKGVIVGVLDTGIHPNHPSFNDEGMSPPPAKWKGKCEFNSSLCNNKLIGARTFNLGNNFLMEESPNDEKGHGTHTASTAAGAFVEDAEALGNAKGKAAGIAPLAHLAIYKVCSGKRCPSSDVFAGIDAAIDDGVDVLSISLGSRSVPFFKDNIAVATFGAIQKGIFVSSSAGNSGPLNSTLSNDAPWILTVGASTINRRIVAVAKLGNGEQYEGESLYQPNDFPSKFLPLVYAGNRENKTYAFCGEGSLENMDVKGKVVVCEGKGGVGRVAKGLVVKNAGGAAMILINQEEDGFSTLSEAHVLPATHVSYKAGVLIKSYINSSQNPTASISFKGTVIGDGDDFSAPSMASFSSRGPCLPSPGILKPDITGPGVNILAAWPFPLDNDTNTKSTFNVISGTSMSCPHLSGIAALIKSVHPNWSPAAIKSAIMTTANIKTPQGEPITDQDLQPANFFAMGAGHVNPSKAADPGLVYDIQPDDYIPYLCGLYKDEEVSIIVHRTVICGLVLSIREGDLNYPSFSVALGGLQTFKRTVTNVGEANSVYTAIVEAPLGVSMTVMPRKLFFSRVNQTMTFTVTFNRIRWVKIVGEFGEGYLKWVSKSKKYVVRSPVSVKFI
- the LOC103482684 gene encoding geraniol 8-hydroxylase-like, with product MDLLWIFIVLLSITWLISMISKTRTIAKLPPGPKPLPLIGNLLALGDQPHKSLANLAKSYGPIMTLKLGQVTTVVISSSAMAKQVLQTHDQFLSSRTVPDSMTTHNHDLFGLPWMPVSPLWRNLRRVCNTQLLAPRILDANENLRRGQVEELVTEISRCALKGDEAVDFGKVAFVTTVNLLWNTIFSEDFVDPNSKIGREFKVAVRGIMEEAVKPNFGDYFPLLKRFDVQGIKKRQSVYFDRIFDVLEQIIDERIDEQKKSFGSNKIKHDFLHYLLNLGDENSDIKLGRDEFKHLLAVLFIAGTDTSSATFQWAMAELLKNPQKLSKAQQEIRSVIGKGNPIKESDISRLPYLQAVIKETLRLHSPPFLLPRKALEDVEISGFTIPKDAQVLVNLWAMGRDSNAWKNPEVFEPERFLEMEIDIKGRNFELVPFGAGRRICPGLSLAMRMLPLMLGSVLHFFDWKLEDGCGPDDLNMDEKYGITLEMASPLRAFPLLV